From Fundulus heteroclitus isolate FHET01 unplaced genomic scaffold, MU-UCD_Fhet_4.1 scaffold_95, whole genome shotgun sequence, the proteins below share one genomic window:
- the LOC118562516 gene encoding uncharacterized protein LOC118562516 has product MGVKITAPETPKKERKTSHLVFYVLLVCHSQFLLAQPARPRISACDQPSRKKVFHSDGAWSEIRQDQSASEVKRPGERVKMSCVISGYSMTSYNIHWIRQRPGRALEWIGWMNTGNNDASYGSSFQGRFMMTENVPSSTQGEQRCQPQSWQVTRAQQQPPAKTSDQVARSSSRPQTPGGNRKNRVTQSQRSSHWIIFSTNMFSVALLLLAAGYCVRCEQLTQPASLTVQPGQALSISCQVSYSVTSYGTNWIRQPAGKALEWMGAIWYHGGTAYANSVQGRIEITRDTSKNIVNLRLSTMRPEDSAVYYCARDSQWLM; this is encoded by the exons ATGGGTGTGAAAATTACAGCACCAGAGACCCCAAAGAAGGAGCGGAA AACGTCTCATCTTGTCTTTTATGTACTGCTGGTTTGCCACTCCCAGTTCCTGTTAGCCCAGCCTGCTAGACCCAGGATTTCTGCCTGTGACCAGCCCTCACGGAAGAAGGTTTTCCATAGTGATG GAGCCTGGAGTGAGATCAGACAGGATCAGTCAGCCTCTGAAGTGAAAAGACCTGGAGAGAGAGTGAAGATGTCTTGTGTCATTTCTGGTTACAGCATGACAAGCTATAATATCCACTGGATCAGACAGAGACCAGGGAGAGCTCTGGAGTGGATTGGGTGGATGAACACTGGTAATAATGATGCAAGCTATGGCAGCTCCTTTCAAGGTCGATTCATGATGACAGAAAATGTCCCCAGCAGCACTCA GGGAGAGCAGAGGTGTCAGCCCCAGTCCTGGCAAGTCACCCGGGCCCAACAACAACCGCCTGCCAAGACCTCGGACCaggtggcccgctcctcctccaggccccagactccagGCGGCAATCGGAAAAACAGAG TCACACAGTCACAGAGAAGCTCTCATTGGATCATcttcagcaccaacatgttctctgtagctctgctgctgctggctgctggataCT GTGTAAGAtgtgaacagctgacacagccagcctctttgACTGTGCAGCCAGGTCAGGCTCTGAgcatcagctgtcaggtctcttattCTGTCACTAGCTATGGCACAAACTGGATCAGACAACCTGCAGGAAAAGCGTTGGAATGGATGGGTGCTATTTGGTATCATGGAGGCACAGCCTATGCCAACAGTGTTCAAGGACGTATAGAAATCACCAGAGACACCAGTAAGAACATAGTGAATCTGAGACTCTCCACCATGAGGCCAGaggactctgctgtgtattactgtgccagAGACTCACAGTGGTTAATGTGA